CTCCCGAATCCGTAAGAATATTGCGATCCCAATTCATAAATTTATGGATCCCTCCTGCCTGTTCTAAAATGGTCGTCTTAGGTCGTAAATACAAATGATAGGTATTTGCCAATATGACATCCGGATTTATTTGTTGTTTCAATTCGGATTGGTGTACTCCTTTTACTGTAGCCACCGTTCCTACCGGCATAAAAACAGGAGTTTCTATAAGGCCATGATCCGTAGTAATTGTACCAGCCCTGGCTTTGGATTGTGCATCTTTACATGTTAACTGAAAATCCATTGCCTGCAAATATACGCAGAACTCATCTTGACTTTTTGTTTTTAACCGAAAATGAACTGAAATTTAACTAGATGAGGCACTTTTTAAAAGCTATAGCAGTTACAGGTAAGAAAAGTAACGAAATATAGATGAATTTCAGTCATTTTTTAGGAAATAGAAAAAGTCTGGATGAGTTCACAAATAGCATGTGGAGAAAGGCTAAAAACTTCTTAAGATTTCCTACGGCTTCTTCTTCTATTCCCGGGAAATTTTGGACCAAATGAAATGTTCTTTTTCTTATCTACGGATGCTTCTTCGGTTTTGGATGATGAATGTACCATACTAGATGATGAATGTACCATACTATGTATCATGTGAATCTCTTTTTCAGACAATTCACGCCATTCGCCAACCTTGAGATTTCCTAATTGTACATTCATAATTCGTACTCGTTTTAATTTTATAACCTCATAACCTAAGTATTCGCACATTCTCCTTATTTGTCTGTTTAACCCTTGTGCTAATGTAATATTGAATGTGTAATGATTTATTTTTGACACATTACATTTTTTAGTAATGGTATCTAATATCGGAATGCCATTACTCATTTTTTGAATAAAAATATCATCAATTAATTTATCAACGGTAACTACATATTCTTTTTGATGGTTGTTTCCTGCTCTCAAAATTTTATTTACAATATCTCCGTCATTTGTTAAAAAAATGAGGCCTTCGGAGGGTTTATCCAAACGTCCAATTGGAAATAACCGTTCCGAATGATTCACATATTTAATGATATTTTTATGTTCTTTAGTGTCTGTAGTACAAACAATTCCTATCGGTTTATTTAATGCAATATAAATTTTCTTAGGTTTTGCTTTTAATGGTTTTCCGTTTACTCTTACAAGGTCTCCTCTAAAAACTCTATTTCCCAGCTGTGCTACTTTTCCATTAATAGTTACGTTTCCGGCAATAATAAACTTTTCAGCTTCTCTTCTGGAACATATTCCGGTAGCACTGATATACTTATTTAAATTAACGGATTGCCGGTTAGAAGTCAATGGTTATATGGTTTGAAAGTTGTAAAGTTTGAAAGTTGCAAAGTTCGCTTAAAAAAACCAGGGAAAAAGCATTTCTTTTTACAAAGAGCTATAAACTCTAAACTACTATGGTTCTAAACGTTAAACTAATTCTTGGCGTGTGTACTTTTTTTGTGAGTGGCAACCGGTGCAACCAGTGAGATTGTGTGATTCCTTTCATTACCAAAAGGCTTCCGCTTTCCAATATAATATCTATCTTTTGTTTTGTTTTTTTATGTTTAAAAGAAAATTTGCGTTCTGCACCCAAAGTAACACATGCTATTGTTGTATGCTCTCCCAGTGATTTTTCATCATCGG
This window of the Flavobacteriaceae bacterium genome carries:
- the rluF gene encoding 23S rRNA pseudouridine(2604) synthase RluF — encoded protein: MTSNRQSVNLNKYISATGICSRREAEKFIIAGNVTINGKVAQLGNRVFRGDLVRVNGKPLKAKPKKIYIALNKPIGIVCTTDTKEHKNIIKYVNHSERLFPIGRLDKPSEGLIFLTNDGDIVNKILRAGNNHQKEYVVTVDKLIDDIFIQKMSNGIPILDTITKKCNVSKINHYTFNITLAQGLNRQIRRMCEYLGYEVIKLKRVRIMNVQLGNLKVGEWRELSEKEIHMIHSMVHSSSSMVHSSSKTEEASVDKKKNISFGPKFPGNRRRSRRKS